The following are from one region of the Rosistilla carotiformis genome:
- a CDS encoding Na(+)/H(+) antiporter subunit B, translating to MIAFPIIRVVTKLLIPYILLFGFYVQFHGDFGPGGGFQAGVILAAALILYGLVFGLQAVQRVVPAWAVEKMMAMGVLIYAGTGITTILLGGKFLDYEVLDHHLLPGILPHGQHLGIFVVELGVGITVTAVMTMIFYTFAGRKHVL from the coding sequence ATGATTGCCTTTCCGATCATTCGAGTCGTCACCAAACTACTGATTCCCTACATCTTGCTGTTTGGTTTCTACGTTCAATTCCACGGCGACTTTGGCCCCGGCGGCGGCTTCCAAGCTGGTGTGATCCTGGCTGCTGCGCTGATCCTTTACGGATTGGTCTTCGGACTGCAAGCGGTGCAGCGCGTCGTTCCGGCTTGGGCGGTTGAAAAGATGATGGCCATGGGCGTCTTGATCTACGCGGGGACGGGGATCACCACCATCTTGTTGGGCGGAAAGTTCCTCGACTATGAAGTCCTCGACCACCACCTGTTGCCCGGCATCCTGCCGCATGGCCAACACTTGGGGATCTTTGTTGTGGAGCTTGGTGTAGGGATCACGGTGACCGCGGTGATGACGATGATCTTCTACACGTTTGCGGGAAGGAAACACGTTCTGTGA